The genomic region ATAACCCTGAGCTGAGCAAATACACTTTGCTGCAGTCATTACCCAGGACAGCAAGTGATAACGAGGTTGCAATGAGGTGCTTGAGAGAAGCACCTCAGTTTTCTGGTCAGGAGACCAGAAAACTGACTTCCCGTCCCTCTCACTCTGGAAAGAGTGTCCCACAGAGCTAAACCAAAGTAGCTTGCTGCAGAGCCCGTTCTGGGACAGCCCAGGGGACACTTTAGTCGCAGTCTGGGACCCCCTGTCAAGCTGTGCACATCAGGCAAGTGCTGGAACCAGCAGGGCTCCCCATCATGAAGCCCACTTCATCCACTTTCAACAGGGTTAGCACATGAGCTCTGGGGGGGTTCCAGCACTGCCTCTGGCTGTGTTTGCACAGCCTGGCTCAATGCTTTTATTCTCTTAGGACTCCTGCAACCCAAGCCCTAAAAAATGAAGGTATTCAAGTCACATGCCCATCAGACTAAGACACACGGAGTCACCCCGACTGATACGGAGCTGATGGGAACGGTCCCTGGCAAGCTGGTGGCGATGGGAGCCGTAACGCTGAGGTGCAGATAGAGCCACCCTGACATACAACGACCATGACTTTGCCTTATTGTGCATCCTGATTccctgctgcagaagaaataaatgcGCCTGTAGGTGGCCCAGAAACACTGACTTACTAAAGAGGGGCGGGAGAAAGAATGAATGAAGCGTCTGTCACCCTTCTGCAGAACTGTTAttttgtgtgcgtgtgtgtgtgtgtgtagttgGTGCTTGTTTTCCAAAGATTTACATTTTTGTCTGTGTGTCATTCGCTTTTCATGGTTTTTGAGACCTTGGAGCTTAGAAATTCAAAACACTTGTCAGTCATGTCAATCCTTCTGGACAAAACAGAGCTGCCACTTGGatgggttaaaaaaacccacacaacaaaacaacaaacaaaacgcACTTTTCTATCAAGCTGTGACTCGGTCACCCTACTCAATACAAGTAAGACAATGTttagagaaagcaaaaaagagaGATCTGAGTTTTCATACTCATTGGTGGAACTAAATTGATTAAGGTCATTTCCTAGGTAGGTTTGAAATCTTCTGCAACAattttttgaaaagaaaaaagaaaagtggcccccaaaaaagggaaaagtcaTTACGGCAAAAACATTAAATCTGCTTGGGTAACTCAGAATATATGTTGGCAAGGCAACATATCTCAGCTTGAACAGTAAACCTGCTATGTCACAGGCTCTGCAACATATGAAAGAGACTTGGGTTTCAATACATCATGCTGAATTTACTTCTTTTCAGCCTTTCATGGTAAAGTATTTGATGTCTATCCTTTCACTGTTGCAATCGATACGGTGACCTTATTTAAAAGTTTCCTGACCTTTGCTGTTGTCGGTATTGTTCTGTTCAAATGTAATTTAACTCTTTTTCTTTAGGTTGGAAATAGCACTGTACAGACAGCAAACATGAtaggggtttggggttttttcccccgcTAACCTAGAGGCGAGAGGAGAAACATCCATCGTCAAGAGTTGGCTTAAAACCAGATGATGTCAAGAAGCCTATGATGTACAGTGGGCCCAGACTTTCTGTTGAATTGCACTGATTTTGTACTTCACATCAGAACTAAGGCTACTTGGCATCTGCAGAATATCCAGCTGATCTCCCAGAACTTTCCTCTGAAGATACATCCCTGCTTAGTAAGGTTAAAACAATCCCAAACAAGAGAAAGTCCTTATTCTGATGCTCTCACTTCAGTGCTGAAGAGCATCCTGCTCAACACTTTAGCCTTAGAATTGAGTAGTCTTCTTATACCACTCCCAGGATAGAGACATTTAGCTAGGGCCTTGCACATATTCCACATACTCCCAGAAAACTAAACAGATCAAGACTTACATgaaaaaagaaactgttttcAAATAGCAACTACCAAAATGGAAGGAGACTAGTTTCTCTCGTGACAATAGGTGTTATAAGAGTCAGCTACATGCTTTAGGGTTACAGCTGGATTATCTTTCATGGGATCTTTGTGAGCCTGGTTTGAATCATGTTATAACCCTGTAATGCAAGTACTTTTGAAAAAGCAAACTCACATTGTTATTATCTGTTGTGTTGCCAGTATTACTTCTTGGTATTACGACTGTACATGGGTATTACACTGCATTAGTGATGCAGACACGCACATCTGTACTCACACCCATGCATTTGCACAGGATTATGGCTAAAATTTGTTATCCTACTTATAAAAGCCCTATAAATCCTGGATAGCTCCCTTTAAATCAGCAGCATTATCCTACTGTAAATCCAGGGTGTAAGTCAGAGCAGATTCTAGCTCAGATGCTCTTCATCCACACACTGTAATGGAAAGCAGGGAGGCTAAAAGCAAACCCCAGGCTCTCAAAACTCACCCCCATTACATCATGCCCTGCTCAGCCCAACACCCTATCTCTTCTCAAAGTACCAGCCCAACTCTTCGCATCAAGAAGCTCTCTGAAACAGATTAAGAGCTGGttttggcagtgctgctgccaccacatGCTTAAATATTGCTCACAGCTGAGTTATTTCTTGCTTCTTAGGAACTTTAAACAGCTTTTATGCTCAGTGAACTCAGGAAAGGCTAGGATCTAAAGTCAGCAGCACTGAAACTATGAATTAGTCAAAGCAGGAACAGGCCAGTCAGGCGTTCCTTGCAATACATTATCTAGATGGTTGCCAGAGGAGCTGATTTAAAGTCACTGTGCTACACCTGAATGTCGTTTATGGCTCataaaagaaaatctgtgtttAAGAAACTATAAAGCAGGACTGCATTTTTTATATAAAAGGAATTTGTAAAAAATCCCTTTCTCACAGAGcagatgtatttttatttgctctGTGCCTGCCTCCAAGGCATGTGGAATCTGACAGTGCTGGGATGCTTTCAGCTAAGAAGCCCAGCAATTAAGCAGgaggacctgctccagcatggactGTGTTTGACTTTTACTCATGTTTCCTCTAAAGCCTTAACAGGGTGAATTTGACCTCCTTGCAGAATTGAGGCCTGAACCCCCACATACACTGGTAGCTGTCAGAGGAGCAAGGGAGCTGCACAGGCAGCCAGCCCACTAGTTGCGCCCCAAAACCACAGCCCTCCTGTAGGAAGGTGCAAAGACTGTTCCTAACACCTCCAACTCCAGGGCAGGACATTTGGCCAAACAAGATGACAGCAGCTATCACATCAATCACTGTAAAACACAGTGGAGGGCACCTGAGGACATGGATTTTCACTCACCTGTTGTCTACTGACGAATTCCCTCATATCAGACTCCTAGGGGTCTGAACTCACTTTTTTGGCCTCAGGACAAATAGCAGCTGCGGTATTGTGTCACACAGCCACAGGGAAGTTCTCCTAGaacatatacattttttttcctaattataCCTGATTTTTGAGTCTTTTCTACAGGAAAACAAGCCCTAATGCAAGAATGACAGGCTAATGCTAtccttctgcccctctgcactgTTCTGCCCTCCATGAGTTTCCCATAATCTTATCACTACCACCCTTCTTTCAGAGTCACAACCACCTTGGGGCTGCCCACCTCCACACAAGTAGTGCTGATCCCTGGAGACAACCCCATGAACTCTTCCCaagccccagtgctgctgtaCATGGGGTTTCTGCCTCCAAGCCGCACCTGTCCTTTCAGGGTCCAAGGAGACAAGATGAGCGCTCAGCCCCAGGTCTTCCCAGACAaggagctggaaaggacctaCACTTGAGATGCTACAGCTGTTAACAGTGAGTGTCACAGTCCTGAACTTTACCTGCACTCTCAGTATGTCTGATTCACCACAAATTCACCTCCCCAAGGAAGAGGGCTGGAGACTTCATTGGTCAAATCTACACAGCAGGTCTGCAGGACCTCCTCAACACTCAGCACCACCTGGGATATCTCCAACGCTGACGCCACACTGCGAATACAAAActgcagagggagagagggaggaaaaaaaaagaaagaaaaccacacacacacacagagcaaaaaACAGCTGTGAGCTTCTGCCAACTCAAACTTCCATATCAACTACAGCATCACATGAAAACAGCACACCGCCTGAGGTGAAACCTGAACTGAAACAGTTTTGCTGCTGCAAACTAAGCAACACCCTGCAGACCCACAGGACTGGAATGCCAGAGTCATAGCCAGCACCTTCGGTGAGGAGATAGCTCCACATATGGATAGTGGGGCATGAGAAGCAACATCCAGCTAAATAAGGActgttaatttttaattttaacacATTATCCCCTATCAGCATGAGGGAGCATTCTCCTCGCAGTTCAGCAGTACCTTAAGGAAGGCTCATGGGAAGCTCAAAGGACCTCTATCTTCTAAGAAGCATCAGCACAAAAGGCTGTGCTTGCATAGGGATGTTGTGACAACAATGCTGGCAGCTCTTCTTTGCACCCAGCTCCTCCATTTGTGGGTTTGTTAGAAGCACCAAGCAGGAGAGGATGGTGGACTTTGCAGTGCTGACAAACACCTATTTTTACAGGCTCACCtttgaggaggcagcagcataACACGTAGGAAGGAACAAAATAGAGTCATTATACAATTGTTTGGCTGTTGGATCCTGAGGGACTAGGGCATGCTTTGATTCAGTAGGAATTTAAGTGTGGCCTTCATTTGCATTGCACCAGAGttacaaaacacacaaaccagCAACAGCAAGTCAGCAATGGTAGTGAGACATCACGATTTAACATTACCTTGTCTTGACATGAAGATGATCACAATCCAAGTGACCTCTGGGCTTAAAGATCTATTTCATACATCCCACAGTGGCTGAATCTTGTCCCCTACTTTGACAATACAGCATTGCAAATTCAGTGCAAAccacaacaaagagaaaaggagataaaaagGGATTTAATGCTGTCAGGATGCTAACCCCTGAATCCCATCACAAGCAAAAACTGCAGAGGACTGAACCTGGATTAGTTCAAATATCTGCTCCATCTGTGTActcccatttttttccccccacatgTTTACTTCTAAGCTGCCAACACAGCCTTTCATCACTCCCAGCAGCTTTCACCTTATAAATCCATCACCTTTGCCTTCccaagcagcacagccttccacaGACCTGCTCCTCCCACCCTTCCCCTCTCACCACACACAATCTCACATTCCTCCATTCAATGGTTTCTGCCCACCATCAACAAACATCAGGAAAACACAGACCAACCTGTTTGCTCCTGCaccaaagaaaggagagaaggtggcttttatattttttggtgggtatttttttttttgggtggtggtggggttttttgttgttctaaggaggaggagaaagatggCAAGTCAAAAAACAACTAGgcatagatattttttttcccagatctttattttacaaaaataaCTTACAAATAGAGACAACTCTCAGAAGTAAGATCATTCATTCTGTGCATAAGGATACATCTTTGTGAAGTATGGATGTAGGAGTTAACAACTCTTACAATACTGTTAATTTTAACATGATGGTAACTATATTACATTACATACATTTCATGCTCCAGACGTGTGGGTATGACCATCACGTAAGCTATGGTCAAAGTGTGCCAGCCAGGGAGGACGCATCTAAGAGATCACTTCCATTCTGCTATTTATCAGCATCCTCCTACCTAAAATAGTTGAAACCAAGTATCAGCATAACACTCAGACTACAGCACTCTGGATACACTCATCAGCAATATACTTCAAATACatgataaaaatatatttaacttTCAAATACAATTGTATAAGGTACACCAAGAGCCAGAAAATAAAGTCTCGAGCTTTTAAATACAACACACTATATATATAACATATACAAGGAGACCAGAGGGAATCTACACGTGGAAGAAAAAGCTTATCCTGGAAATGCATGTTATCTATGGTACACAACAGCTTTGCCAGCTACAAAGTCATTTCCATTTGCATAGCATTATGGAGAAGTCCAGACCTGGCTAGGAGGAGATGAAACAAAACATACCAACAAAAGTCTTACGTTTTGGTACCACTTCCATTTTGCACCTGATCCTACCCTTAAATTACAGTTTGCTATTTCTCTTTCATAGGCTGGAATTCATGCCCCGTTCATAACAAGcacagggaaaggggagggtaaaaaaaaaaaaaaaaaaaaaaaaggcaaaaccaacaaaacaataaaataacacaacacaaaaaaaacaaaggtcAGAGAGTCAAGGAGATTTCTTTATAGGGTTGCAGTCACTTGGCATTTTGCTCCAGAGCAGAGTATTCTGCTTCTGAGACTCTGGAAGCATCAATAAGTTTAGTGAGACCAGTTTTGGCAGAGTACTTGAAAATAAAGGCTTTCATGAGCTCGTATCTGTAGTTGCGGTTAATGAAGCTGTACAGGATGGGGTTGACGCAGCAATGGACTAGAGAGAAACACTGAGTGATGTGAAGAGTGGCATATAAGAAGTTCTCCATCTGACAACTGAAAGGTATGAAATGAAGGCTATAGAAGATGTCAAGCAGGACAGCTATGTGGTAGGGTAGCCAGCAGACGAGAAACACCACGACATAGGAGAAAATAATCTTCCCATTGCTCTTCCTCTCTTGGTCACTTGAGGCGGAGATGGTCTTCGcaaggaggaaataaaagacGGCGATGATGGGAAAAGGGATAAGAAAGCCCAACACAACGGAGATGAGCTCCATGCCAATCAACCACTCCTTGAAGCTCTCCTCCGGATAGACAGGACGGCAGTAGGTTTCGTTGTTGGAAGAGACAGTCTTGAGATAATAGGTGTctgggagggaggcagagaaGGCAAGAAGCCACACTAAGATGCAGATGCAGCGTCGGATTATCTTCTTCTTGCGATTGCTGGAGTTGGTGAAATAGGCAACTGAGAGGTAGCGGTCCACACTCATGCAAGCCAGGAAGAAGATACTGCCATACAAGTTGATGGAAAATATAAGGTGAGTTATCTTGCATGTGATTTCTCCCATGTGCCACTGGTTATGCTGGACGAGGGAGACAACCCACACTGGAAGGGTGATGACAACGCACAGATCAGCAATAGCCAAATTAAAGATGTAAAGGTGGGTTTCGTAGCCAGTCATTTTGGCTTGGAGGTTGACCCATACCACAACTGAGTTGGCCACCAGCCCAATGACAAAGATGAAAATGTAGAAGAAGGACAGGGTGTAGAGTAGGGCACTTTTGTTGAGCGTGCCAGGGCATGTGGTCGCATCAACAGTGATGCAGTCACCATTGTTGCACGTCCAGTTGATCTCTGTCAAGTTGGCTGTTTCCAGAAAATCGAGGATGGAAGTCAAATCAAGTGCACTCATGTTCGCTCGGTTTGGAGTTCCAGTGACCTACAGATAAAATAGGatcaaaagaaattatttaacaGAGATTTCTGCTGCCACCTTCATACCACAAAGCACATGCAGGACATGATGGAATGTCCTACCCTTGTAAGGCATTTTCATTAAAGAGATCCATGGAGTAAAATAACCAAAACAGACACATAGCAAAACTCATCTGGCCGACAAGAGAGGAACAGCACTagatttttgtgtggttttgttgtttgtttgttgtttgtttttttttattccttgcaGCTCACATCTGACATCATCAGATTGGCTATCGTTCCAGGGTGTGAAATCCACAAAGTACACCATGGCCAAATAAGTGTCAGGCAACTGAATCTGTCTTCTCCAACATAAATGATGATACTATCGCTTTCAGCTGGGGAATCTTTAAGCCATTTTATCTGCACTCCCTCAAGCGTAGTAGAATTGATCTGGCTGATACATGGTACCGTAAAACATTTACCACAAGCTCTGGTCAGCATCTTGTcaagcccagctccagctgcattAAGGAGAAATGGGGAACTAAGAGGCTTTGTACCCTTGTccaa from Indicator indicator isolate 239-I01 chromosome 5, UM_Iind_1.1, whole genome shotgun sequence harbors:
- the ACKR3 gene encoding atypical chemokine receptor 3 — translated: MSALDLTSILDFLETANLTEINWTCNNGDCITVDATTCPGTLNKSALLYTLSFFYIFIFVIGLVANSVVVWVNLQAKMTGYETHLYIFNLAIADLCVVITLPVWVVSLVQHNQWHMGEITCKITHLIFSINLYGSIFFLACMSVDRYLSVAYFTNSSNRKKKIIRRCICILVWLLAFSASLPDTYYLKTVSSNNETYCRPVYPEESFKEWLIGMELISVVLGFLIPFPIIAVFYFLLAKTISASSDQERKSNGKIIFSYVVVFLVCWLPYHIAVLLDIFYSLHFIPFSCQMENFLYATLHITQCFSLVHCCVNPILYSFINRNYRYELMKAFIFKYSAKTGLTKLIDASRVSEAEYSALEQNAK